The sequence CCCCCAGGATCATTTTTCCTCAAGGCGAAGGAAAGCACAAACATTATCGCCGCTCCTACAGTCAGCACCCGAAAGACGTCGATGTAGGCCAAAGTCGTCGCTTGCAGGATGACAGTTCGATATAACAGGGCATACGCTGTTTTCACGGCCGACTGCGCATCCATGCCCGAAGCAACGAAATGCCTGGAGATGGCCGCAATCGCCTGGAGAAAAGGAAGCTGTGCCGGCGTGATGTCCCCGGCCAAACGCACTTGATGGAACTGAGCACGGCGCGCAATAAGCGTAGTGACCATGGAGGTCCCGACACTGCTGCCGATGTTGCGCATGAAGTTGATTAGGCCGGCGACGCTATTGCTCTTTTCCGCGGGCATTCCGATATAGGAGGACAAATTGATGGGAACGAACAGAAAACCCAGGCCAAAGACCTGCACCAGGCGCAGCAGGCTGGCGCTTCGAAAGCTAATTTGCAAGTCAAGTTCCCGCGTGGAAACATACATGCCCAGGGCGAGCGTTAGCCAGCCGAACGCAACCAGGTAGCGGGCTTGTACCTTGGAGGAGAGCACCCCAACCAAGGGCATCAGAAACAGCAGCAGGATACCGCCGCCCGATAAGACCAAACCCGCGGACTCTGCCGTGTACCCCATGAGAGTCTGAAGGAACAGCGGCATCATCACCAGGCTGGAGAAGAGCATCAAGCCCAGGACAAACATCATTCCGTTAGCGCCCAGGAAGTTAAGATTGCGGAAAAGGCGCACCTCCACGATGGGGGTCTTGTAAAACCACTCCCAAATCGCGAAGGACACAAGCCCGACGGCAGCCAGGACAGCAAGGGTCAGGATGAAATGCGAACCAAACCAATCATCCTCCTGCCCCTTGTCGAGCATGATCTGCAACGCACTCACCCCGAGGACGAGGAGGGAGATCCCGACGTAATCGATACTCGCGGCTGCACCGCGAACGGGTTCGGCCCAGGGTGGATCTTCAATCAGGCGGAAGACCAACAGCAGCGCCAGGATGCCGACGGGCACGTTAATAAAGAAAATCCAACGCCAAGTGTAACTATCTGTGATCCAACCGCCCAGAGTCGGCCCGACGGTGGGCGCGACGATGACGGTGACGCCATACAGCGCAAAGGCCAGGCCACGCTGCTCAGGGGGGAATACGTCTGCCAGGATGGCTTGCGCCATAGGCTGGAGCCCGCCGCCGCCAGCTCCTTGGAGAACCCGAAAGAGGATGATTCCTCCAAGACTCGGGGCGATCCCGCACAACAGCGAACTAACCGTGAATATCACCAGACAGGTCATGAAGAACCGCTTGCGGCCGAGTACGCCGGCAAACCAACCGCTGATAGGCAACACGATAGCGTTAGAGACAAGATA comes from Terriglobales bacterium and encodes:
- a CDS encoding DHA2 family efflux MFS transporter permease subunit, with amino-acid sequence MGAARAAWRPSFNPWLIAVVVAVAAFMEVLDTSIANVALPYIAGSLGATNDQSTWVLTSYLVSNAIVLPISGWFAGVLGRKRFFMTCLVIFTVSSLLCGIAPSLGGIILFRVLQGAGGGGLQPMAQAILADVFPPEQRGLAFALYGVTVIVAPTVGPTLGGWITDSYTWRWIFFINVPVGILALLLVFRLIEDPPWAEPVRGAAASIDYVGISLLVLGVSALQIMLDKGQEDDWFGSHFILTLAVLAAVGLVSFAIWEWFYKTPIVEVRLFRNLNFLGANGMMFVLGLMLFSSLVMMPLFLQTLMGYTAESAGLVLSGGGILLLFLMPLVGVLSSKVQARYLVAFGWLTLALGMYVSTRELDLQISFRSASLLRLVQVFGLGFLFVPINLSSYIGMPAEKSNSVAGLINFMRNIGSSVGTSMVTTLIARRAQFHQVRLAGDITPAQLPFLQAIAAISRHFVASGMDAQSAVKTAYALLYRTVILQATTLAYIDVFRVLTVGAAIMFVLSFALRKNDPGGRRVVLE